A window of the Polaribacter sp. HaHaR_3_91 genome harbors these coding sequences:
- a CDS encoding Lacal_2735 family protein, with translation MFGIFKKKTEVQKLQSKYENLMKEAYSLSTSDRKKSDKKTCEAEEVMKQLIALKA, from the coding sequence ATGTTCGGAATATTTAAAAAGAAAACAGAAGTACAAAAATTACAAAGTAAATATGAAAACCTTATGAAGGAAGCTTATTCTTTGTCTACTTCGGATAGAAAAAAGAGTGATAAAAAGACATGTGAGGCAGAAGAAGTGATGAAACAATTAATAGCTCTTAAGGCATAG
- a CDS encoding TIGR03643 family protein, with product MKLETKQFTERELDRIIEMAWEDRTPFEAIEFQFGLPEKQVILVMRGNLKESSFKRWRKRVHSGVSQKHLKKRNPSITRFKCSRQKEISGNRISKR from the coding sequence ATGAAATTAGAAACAAAACAATTTACAGAAAGAGAATTAGATCGTATTATAGAGATGGCTTGGGAAGATAGAACTCCTTTTGAAGCTATTGAATTTCAATTCGGATTACCAGAAAAGCAAGTAATACTTGTAATGCGAGGTAATTTAAAAGAATCAAGTTTTAAACGTTGGCGTAAACGAGTGCATAGTGGTGTAAGTCAAAAACACTTAAAAAAACGCAATCCAAGTATTACACGTTTTAAGTGTTCTCGTCAAAAAGAAATTTCGGGTAATAGAATTAGTAAACGTTAA
- a CDS encoding response regulator transcription factor, with protein sequence MKKTNIIIADDHLMFLEGINTILSDMEEIGEIHIATEGKQVIRLLSQFEVGLIISDISMPKMDGIELLTEIKKKHSKVKIIMLSMLDNHRTVHKVIQKGADGFVPKFTSKDELQKAVRTVLGNEQYFSKLIKERYMESVFKRKKYKNIEISPREKEVLALLSEELTSKEISEKLFISVNTVETHRKNILLKTGSKTTTGAVKYAIESGLFD encoded by the coding sequence GTGAAAAAAACAAACATTATTATCGCAGACGATCACCTTATGTTTTTAGAAGGCATAAACACCATATTAAGTGATATGGAAGAAATTGGTGAAATACATATAGCAACAGAAGGTAAACAAGTAATTCGATTGTTAAGTCAGTTTGAAGTTGGCTTAATTATTAGTGATATTAGCATGCCAAAAATGGACGGTATTGAGTTACTTACCGAAATAAAGAAAAAGCATAGTAAGGTAAAAATTATTATGTTAAGCATGTTAGATAACCATAGAACGGTACATAAAGTAATACAAAAAGGTGCTGATGGTTTTGTGCCAAAATTTACAAGTAAAGACGAATTGCAAAAAGCGGTACGTACTGTTTTAGGTAACGAACAATATTTTTCTAAATTGATAAAAGAACGTTATATGGAAAGCGTTTTTAAACGTAAAAAATATAAAAATATAGAAATTTCTCCTCGAGAAAAAGAAGTATTAGCGCTTTTATCGGAAGAGTTAACGTCTAAAGAAATTTCTGAAAAATTGTTTATTTCTGTAAATACGGTAGAAACGCATCGAAAAAATATCCTTTTAAAAACAGGCTCTAAAACAACAACCGGAGCTGTAAAATACGCCATAGAATCTGGTTTATTTGATTAA
- a CDS encoding DUF2452 domain-containing protein, translated as MKEDKKPDNVVFNTETQKYDASLKPYATSVGAPVITTSDSIAWKNRSINKVNHKMKSKYLELKAEYEDMMKEYEYNKMIFDAEFTFEPILGEIYHLYKRDNEETFLSIIAPNECRFNSLGSFYLSADQIWKKV; from the coding sequence ATGAAAGAAGATAAAAAACCAGACAATGTAGTTTTTAATACAGAAACTCAAAAGTATGATGCATCGCTGAAACCATATGCAACTTCTGTTGGTGCTCCGGTAATAACAACTTCTGATAGTATTGCTTGGAAAAATAGAAGTATTAATAAGGTGAATCATAAAATGAAGTCGAAGTATTTAGAGTTAAAAGCTGAATATGAAGATATGATGAAGGAGTATGAGTATAATAAAATGATTTTTGATGCGGAATTTACTTTTGAACCTATTCTTGGAGAAATATATCATTTGTACAAAAGAGATAACGAAGAAACTTTTTTGTCAATTATAGCTCCAAATGAATGTCGTTTTAATTCTTTAGGTAGTTTTTATTTAAGTGCGGATCAAATTTGGAAAAAGGTATAA
- a CDS encoding tetratricopeptide repeat protein: MKLLIKHHLLVILLFLGVINLTFAQAVNNTPRIDSLTLEYQKNLNSNPQVAKKAATEWLKESRKLKIDIQEVSALYALGNLGNITGDYKSTITYTNEAISLLHKLNIEKGLAACYNIMASAYKNLGEYPKAIDNFMQCLSFSEKTNDKVQEANAYQNIATLYLLQKEYQKSAENLDRAANIYRELGDNDGVLTTLFNFANILKEEGKFDKARKHYKTILDYREREGNKAVIAYVNINLSQMLVEEERCEAAVIALKKTLRLLKELKFYSDIAIVLNDLGLCEAKLGHKKEAINYFKEALAIGDEQSLSVYKSDIYKNLAQLYEEEKNYEKALEFYQKGVATVAEQKTLDKEKYVAKIQEGYETQLKEARIQLLEKEQKISEVELQKVELTVKRQRIVRNAFIAGFVLVVVILIILRLSYVKRLRIQKELNLQQEENAKQKITDMMKDHKLSVIERYQEGQDEERSRLAREIHDGIGSDLAGIKIAFEHFTENSKEELQSKRIANAINNACVDVRSLSHQLHPLSFSKIGFTSFLTDFIDQITKKSKLDIQTYFFPEEDIDKLPAALLADAYRIVQELLNNILKHAEATSADVQLTKHEDHLNIVITDNGKGFVKNKKQGIGLRNIKERLQKINGTLDIDSSSNHGTSITIDIPTT, encoded by the coding sequence ATGAAGCTACTTATAAAACATCATCTTTTAGTAATACTCCTTTTCTTAGGCGTAATTAATCTCACTTTTGCACAGGCGGTAAATAATACGCCTCGTATAGATTCTCTTACTTTAGAATATCAAAAGAACCTTAATTCTAATCCGCAAGTAGCAAAAAAAGCAGCTACAGAATGGCTTAAAGAAAGTAGAAAATTAAAAATTGATATTCAAGAAGTTAGTGCATTGTATGCTTTAGGTAATTTGGGTAATATTACTGGAGATTATAAGAGTACCATTACGTATACAAATGAAGCAATCTCTTTACTTCATAAATTAAATATAGAAAAAGGTTTAGCAGCTTGTTATAATATTATGGCATCTGCTTATAAAAACTTAGGAGAATACCCGAAAGCTATTGATAACTTTATGCAATGTTTAAGTTTTTCAGAAAAAACAAATGATAAAGTACAAGAGGCAAATGCTTATCAAAATATTGCAACCCTTTATTTGCTTCAAAAAGAATATCAAAAATCTGCAGAAAATTTAGATCGTGCAGCCAATATTTACAGAGAATTAGGTGACAATGATGGCGTTTTAACTACCTTATTTAATTTTGCTAATATTTTAAAAGAAGAAGGAAAGTTTGATAAAGCGCGTAAGCATTATAAAACAATTTTAGACTATAGAGAAAGAGAAGGAAATAAAGCAGTTATTGCTTATGTAAACATTAATCTTTCTCAAATGTTGGTAGAAGAAGAACGTTGTGAAGCTGCTGTAATTGCTTTAAAGAAAACATTAAGGCTTTTAAAAGAGCTAAAATTTTATTCTGATATTGCTATTGTTTTAAACGATTTGGGGTTATGTGAAGCTAAATTAGGTCATAAAAAAGAAGCTATTAATTACTTTAAAGAAGCATTGGCAATTGGAGATGAGCAATCTTTATCCGTTTACAAATCTGATATTTACAAGAATTTAGCACAACTTTATGAAGAAGAAAAAAACTATGAAAAAGCATTAGAGTTTTATCAAAAAGGAGTTGCTACCGTTGCAGAGCAAAAGACATTAGATAAAGAAAAATATGTAGCGAAAATTCAAGAAGGGTATGAAACACAATTAAAAGAAGCTAGAATTCAGCTTTTAGAAAAGGAACAAAAAATAAGTGAAGTTGAGTTACAAAAAGTAGAATTAACTGTTAAAAGACAACGTATTGTTAGAAATGCTTTTATAGCTGGTTTTGTACTTGTAGTAGTCATTTTAATTATACTTAGATTATCTTACGTTAAACGTTTACGCATTCAGAAAGAATTAAATTTACAACAAGAAGAAAATGCAAAACAAAAAATTACAGATATGATGAAGGATCATAAATTATCTGTAATAGAACGTTATCAAGAAGGGCAAGATGAAGAACGTTCTAGATTAGCACGTGAAATTCATGATGGAATTGGAAGTGATTTGGCGGGTATAAAAATAGCTTTTGAACACTTTACAGAAAATAGTAAAGAGGAGTTACAATCTAAAAGAATTGCAAATGCTATAAATAATGCTTGTGTAGATGTGCGTAGTCTTTCTCATCAATTACATCCGCTTTCTTTTTCTAAAATAGGATTTACTAGCTTTTTAACTGATTTTATTGATCAAATAACAAAGAAATCTAAACTAGATATTCAAACCTATTTCTTCCCAGAAGAAGATATAGATAAATTACCAGCAGCACTTTTAGCAGATGCTTATAGAATTGTACAAGAATTATTAAATAACATTCTAAAACATGCAGAAGCAACAAGTGCAGATGTACAATTAACCAAGCATGAAGACCATTTAAATATTGTAATTACAGATAATGGTAAAGGGTTTGTAAAGAATAAAAAACAAGGAATTGGGCTACGTAATATTAAAGAACGTTTACAAAAAATAAATGGAACTTTAGATATAGATAGCAGTTCTAATCATGGAACTTCTATTACAATAGACATTCCAACAACATAA